From one Anguilla rostrata isolate EN2019 chromosome 12, ASM1855537v3, whole genome shotgun sequence genomic stretch:
- the esamb gene encoding endothelial cell-selective adhesion molecule — protein sequence MEMLTSGKLSALLSLLMIWAFTGDSQRVEIPRKDMEVIEGQTVVLQAWYTPTSEISKNTVIWNFMANDSTQVISYSSGQIGIGSPEFRKRVGFSLTMPSTNLSIFINHTQEADSGRYLCNVIIPGAPGLSGELRLSVKVPPSVPVCEMTGQPVLRGNVTLSCRSSAGKPVPQYKWTKSAPLSEVFFSPMQKWRVCPQPLIVLGYLDEKLGTLRLSNLTKNMSGKYVCRASNTAGSESCFINLEVSASINAGVIAGATVGSVVGFVAIVLFLVFILRRKKDTEEDMSNDIKEDAQAPKRVSWAKGGTGSDIVSKNGTLSSIATSPPPQDLQRHHHQNHHQHNRLPHAPVSDRLNHLRQPGSSERPRLSQVRPGEQNPLQGLPGYHAPGSTSRGSLSPSSSSLHRTEGPQAQPPAHRPAPVPVGVTASNLSRMGAVPVMVPAQNQAGSLV from the exons GTGATTCCCAAAGAGTGGAGATTCCACGCAAGGACATGGAGGTGATCGAGGGACAGACGGTGGTTCTGCAAGCCTGGTACACCCCCACCTCTGAAATTTCAAAGAACACCGTCATCTGGAACTTCATGGCCAACGACTCCACGCAG GTGATATCGTACTCCTCGGGCCAGATCGGGATCGGCAGCCCCGAGTTCCGGAAGCGCGTGGGCTTCTCGCTCACCATGCCCTCCACCAACCTGTCCATCTTCATCAACCACACGCAGGAGGCCGACTCGGGCCGCTACCTGTGCAACGTCATCATCCCCGGGGCGCCGGGCCTGTCCGGGGAGCTCCGCCTCAGCGTTAAGG TGCCGCCGTCGGTCCCCGTGTGCGAGATGACGGGACAGCCGGTCCTCAGGGGGAACGTCACGCTCAGCTGCCGGTCCAGCGCCGGCAAACCCGTCCCTCAGTACAAGTGGACCAAGAGCGCGCCCCTGTCTGAGGTGTTCTTCTCCCCCATGCAGA AGTGGAGAGTCTGTCCTCAGCCCCTAATTGTTCTGGGGTATTTGG ATGAGAAGCTGGGCACCTTGCGGCTGAGTAACCTCACTAAGAACATGTCGGGGAAGTACGTGTGCAGGGCCAGCAACACAGCCGGCTCGGAGAGCTGCTTCATCAACCTGGAAGTCTCTGCGT cgATCAACGCGGGCGTGATCGCCGGTGCCACGGTGGGGTCTGTGGTGGGCTTCGTGGCCATCGTGCTATTCCTCGTCTTCATCCTGAGGAGGAAGAAGGACACGGAGGAGGACATGTCCAACGACATCAA AGAGGATGCTCAGGCTCCCAAACGAGTATCGTGGGCAAAGGGCGGCACGGGCTCCGACATTGTCTCCAAAAACGGCACGCTGTCATCCATCGCCACCAGCCCGCCCCCACAGGATCTCCAACGACACCATCACCAGAACCACCA TCAGCACAACCGACTTCCCCACGCACCGGTCTCTGACCGCCTCAATCACCTACGGCAACCGGGCAGCAGTGAGCGGCCACGCCTATCCCAGGTCCGGCCAGGGGAGCAGAACCCCCTGCAGGGCCTCCCCGGGTACCACGCCCCGGGCTCCACGTCCCGGGGGTCCCTGagccccagcagcagctctctgcaCAGAACTGAGGGGCCCCAGGCCCAGCCCCCGGCCCAtcgccccgcccccgtccccgtcgGCGTCACCGCGTCCAATCTCTCCCGCATGGGGGCGGTGCCTGTCATGGTGCCCGCCCAGAACCAGGCGGGCTCTCTGGTGTAG